One Cuculus canorus isolate bCucCan1 chromosome 1, bCucCan1.pri, whole genome shotgun sequence DNA segment encodes these proteins:
- the SCAF11 gene encoding protein SCAF11 isoform X2 translates to MKNRKQCIQDTEGQKHEGMEGEDNEESCSCSAVLYGGDTCPICLNCLLEQEIGFPENCSHTFCMTCILKWAETQASCPIDRRPFQAVCRLDALERQVKVQVKKQLRRKEEEENCACNKGKYSHAQMRSYVRRAVCPDRGRLTTKLSKVVKKKYSNILYDKRNKKSLSVKINKPRRQTCWNECFRTNLFSTLLASGISEESFFSCRNDCTEFTEFNATIRQKRQELELSCSSVLARVERVPLISYGAEAETFLLTSTTVAGTVLPTNIRPLENFESLSKGYAVACTQEGEEKKQASGSSGARGGRRKSANTTPRRRSARNSKNETLGQSRTSPCSSSSACSASDGSNSSLSKSPSESEKAPPKRKSRKIVKQQTPVVKKNLRSSARSTKPSSDSVEDDDIAESEAVRTLDKEQQSDNESSNTNLPQKNNAETESANGLESCSEHAEVEETTGECDKDEDTSGDTDASFSVQELSVLTSERESQELEAEDVTEKKVEHKDYDICENTLEQMETVASPRGDVCDHAAAEKVDLALCSLQNEFMEKEETLTKVDQPIASPENELLEYTEPLGKDEALESTRSELPEIPEAIEIDNSEAEEKTAVDCGSTNSQNLKTFQDEEPDTLIDNASMVSTSEQSLKENAMPESEEGGTSESPPANAEHKHFGEDNNEMIPMDCDSFCSDQNEPQIEPLPPVESIEKVGVNSLQCDVGNCTSVSGLPDEKDGTVPQERECQAELKKDKKTRTRRSRFHSPSTTWSPSRREGRKSQSPSPKREMARDRTSRSPKKEIVRERKRSLSHSPKRETLKNEKKTPSRSPKREAVRESRRSSRSRTRGSSPRQKSRSQSSDRDSQRRDRDRERRNRRWSRSRSRSRSRSRSRTRSKGSSFSRNERDSHSPRWKERWTNDSWGSPRGNDRYRRSDEDKQNESHKKEDNTEKNSDEQCSSDKWRNDCPDWVMERINSVPEARNREREKPHWEDSRHDNAGHSWNKNFGSSWIPNRGRGHRGRGGRGRGSFMYGDQSENHWQSRKPLSGNSNGSGNETSRFSEHQPYKRKNEQDYSFDTPADRSGWTSASSWAVRKTLPADVQNYYSRRGRNSSSPQTGWGMRQEETAEQDPNLKDQGNQQSDGSQLPINMMQQQMNVMPQVNAQHQPMNMFPYPVGVHPPMMNMQQNPFNIHPPVPMHLPTGMPLIQSIPNAAHVSNNMSAPALPAPTAVLGNVGTVQGPSSGNATSSSHVKSSNAAVKLGENKASVTVEASADSSKKDQKLLIQEKAAQEVKLAIKPFYQNKDITKEEYKEIVRKAVDKVCHSKSGEVNSAKVANLVKAYVDKYKHTRKKNPEEAVSSERK, encoded by the exons acaCAGGCTTCATGTCCCATTGATCGCAGACCATTTCAAGCAGTATGCAGGCTTGATGCATTAGAAAGGCAGGTAAAG gttcaagttaaaaaacagctaaggaggaaggaggaagaggaaaactgTGCCTGCAATAAGGGAAAATATAGCCACGCACAAATGAGAAGCTATGTGAG AAGAGCTGTATGTCCAGACAGAGGGCGATTAACAACAAAATTAAGCAAAGTTGTGAAGAAAAAGTACA GTAATATTTTATATGACAAACGAAACAAGAAATCTTTGtctgtgaaaataaacaag CCCAGAAGACAGACCTGCTGGAATGAGTGCTTCAGAACTAATTTGTTCAGCACACTTCTCGCCAGTGGTATCAGTGAAGAATCCTTTTTTAGCTGTAGAAATGACTG TACAGAATTCACAGAATTCAATGCAACAATCAGACAGAAGAGACAAGAGCTGGAATTGTCCTGTTCATCTGTGCTTGCTAGAGTTGAAAG agtTCCTTTAATATCTTACGGAGCGGAAGCTGAGACCTTCCTTCTCACTTCTACTACAGTGGCAGGGACAGTTCTTCCAACAAATATCAGGCCTTTGGAAAACTTtg AATCTTTAAGCAAAGGATATGCTGTTGCCTGTACccaagaaggagaagaaaaaaagcaagcttcTGGCTCATCTGGCGCTAGAGGAGGTAGAAGGAAATCAGCTAACACTACTCCTAGAAGAAGATCTGCACGAAACAGTAAAAACGAGACTCTGGGTCAGTCTCGGACCTCACCTTGTTCAAGCAGTTCTGCATGCAGTGCCTCTGATGGCAGTAACTCATCTCTGAGTAAATCTCCTTCAGAGTCAGAGAAGGCTCCTCCGAAACGAAAGTCTAGAAAGATTGTTAAACAACAGACACCTGTAGTTAAAAAGAATCTGCGAAGTTCTGCACGTTCTACAAAACCATCCAGTGATTCAGTGGAAGATGATGACATTGCTGAATCTGAAGCAGTTCGGACGTTAGATAAAGAGCAGCAGTCAGATAATGAAAGCAGTAACACAAAccttccacagaaaaataatgcagaaacagAATCTGCTAATGGATTGGAAAGCTGTAGTGAACATGCAGAAGTTGAGGAAACTACAGGAGAATGTGACAAAGATGAAGATACTTCAGGTGACACAGATGCAAGTTTTTCTGTCCAGGAGCTTTCAGTACTAACTTCAGAGAGAGAAAGTCAGGAACTTGAAGCAGAAgatgttactgaaaaaaaggtaGAGCATAAGGATTATGACATTTGTGAAAATACGCTGGAACAAATGGAAACAGTAGCTAGTCCCAGAGGTGATGTGTGTGACCATGCGGCTGCTGAAAAAGTAGATCTGGCATTGTGTAGTCTTCAAAATGAATtcatggagaaagaagaaactttgaCAAAAGTAGATCAACCCATAGCTAGTCCAGAAAATGAATTGTTGGAATATACAGAACCTTTGGGAAAAGATGAGGCGTTAGAGAGCACCAGAAGCGAATTGCCTGAGATTCCAGAAGCCATAGAAATAGACAAttctgaagctgaagaaaaaacagcagttgACTGTGGAAGTACAAACAGTCAAAACTTAAAAACTTTTCAAGATGAAGAACCAGATACATTAATAGACAATGCTTCTATGGTCAGTACATCGGAACAATCCTTAAAAGAGAATGCCATGCCAGAAAGTGAAGAGGGTGGAACTTCAGAGTCGCCGCCAGCAAATGCTGAACATAAACATTTTGGTGAAGATAACAATGAAATGATACCAATGGATTGTGACTCATTTTGCAGTGACCAGAATGAACCTCAGATTGAGCCATTACCACCAGTTGAAAGTATAGAGAAAGTTGGAGTGAATTCCTTACAGTGCGACGTGGGAAACTGTACATCAGTGTCAGGACTTCCTGATGAAAAAGATGGAACTGTTCCTCAAGAAAGAGAGTGCCAAGCAGAActcaaaaaagataaaaagactCGAACTAGAAGATCTAGATTTCACTCTCCATCAACAACTTGGTCTCCTTCTAGGAGAGAGGGCAGGAAATCTCAGTCACCATCTCCTAAAAGGGAGATGGCCAGAGACAGGACGTCACGATCACCCAAGAAGGAAATTgtgagggagagaaagagatcCTTATCTCATTCTCCAAAGAGAGAGACActcaaaaatgagaaaaaaacaccatcTCGATCTCCCAAAAGGGAAGCTGTCAGGGAAAGCAGGAGATCTTCTCGATCAAGAACTAGGGGTTCGTCTCCAAGGCAAAAATCTAGATCTCAAAGCAGTGACAGAGATAGTCAAAGAAGAGACCgtgacagagaaagaagaaacaggaggTGGTCTAGGTCACGGTCACGATCCAGGTCGAGATCGCGATCTAGGACAAGAAGTAAAGGTTCTTCATTCTCTAGAAATGAGAGGGACAGTCATTCACCTCGATGGAAAGAGAGATGGACAAATGACAGCTGGGGGAGTCCCAGAGGAAATGATCGATACAGAAGAAGTGATGAAGACAAACAGAATGAAAGTCATAAAAAAGAggacaatacagaaaaaaacagtgatgaGCAGTGTTCTTCAGACAAGTGGAGGAATGATTGTCCAGACTGGGTAATGGAAAGGATAAACTCTGTTCCTGAAGCcaggaacagagagagagagaaaccacATTGGGAAGATAGCAGGCATGATAATGCAGGGCATTCTTGGAATAAAAACTTTGGTTCAAGTTGGATTCCAAATCGAGGGAGAGGTCATCGTGGTCGAGGTGGCCGTGGAAGAGGTAGTTTCATGTATGGAGACCAGAGTGAAAATCACTGGCAAAGTAGAAAACCTCTCTCAGGGAACTCAAATGGTTCTGGGAATGAAACTTCAAGGTTCTCAGAACATCAGCCATACAAGCGTAAGAATGAACAAGATTATTCTTTTGATACACCTGCTGACAGGTCTGGATGGACATCTGCATCCAGCTGGGCTGTAAGAAAGACTTTACCTGCTGATGTGCAGAACTATTATTCAAGAAGGGGACGCAATTCATCAAGCCCGCAGACTGGTTGGGGAAtgagacaagaggaaacagctgaACAAG ATCCAAACCTCAAAGACCAAGGCAACCAGCAAAGTGATGGTTCTCAGTTACCAATAAATATGATGCAGCAACAAATGAATGTAATGCCACAAGTGAATGCACAGCACCAGCCGATGAATATGTTTCCGTATCCGGTGGGCGTCCATCCTCCCATGATGAATATGCAACAAAATCCTTTCAACATCCACCCTCCAGTGCCCATGCATCTCCCTACCGGAATGCCTCTTATACAG AGTATTCCAAATGCTGCTCATGTAAGTAATAACATGAGTGCTCCAGCCTTGCCTGCTCCAACAGCAGTCCTGGGAAATGTGGGAACAGTTCAGGGACCAAGTTCGGGTAATGCAACGTCATCAAGTCACGTCAAGAGCTCTAATGCAGCTGTAAAActgggagaaaacaaagcaagtgtAACAGTGGAAGCCAGTGCAGATAGCTCGAAGAAAGACCAG aaattgttaattcaagaaaaagcagcacaagagGTTAAACTAGCCATTAAACCTTTCTACCAAAATAAAGACATCACTAAGGaagaatataaagaaattgTGCGGAAAGCTGTAGATAAA GTCTGTCATAGCAAGAGTGGAGAAGTTAATTCTGCAAAAGTGGCAAATCTGGTGAAAGCGTATGTAGACAAATACAAACATACACGGAAGAAAAATCCCGAAGAGGCAGTCTCCTCTGAAAGGAAATAG
- the SCAF11 gene encoding protein SCAF11 isoform X1 → MKNRKQCIQDTEGQKHEGMEGEDNEESCSCSAVLYGGDTCPICLNCLLEQEIGFPENCSHTFCMTCILKWAETQASCPIDRRPFQAVCRLDALERQVKVQVKKQLRRKEEEENCACNKGKYSHAQMRSYVRRAVCPDRGRLTTKLSKVVKKKYSNILYDKRNKKSLSVKINKPRRQTCWNECFRTNLFSTLLASGISEESFFSCRNDCTEFTEFNATIRQKRQELELSCSSVLARVERVPLISYGAEAETFLLTSTTVAGTVLPTNIRPLENFESLSKGYAVACTQEGEEKKQASGSSGARGGRRKSANTTPRRRSARNSKNETLGQSRTSPCSSSSACSASDGSNSSLSKSPSESEKAPPKRKSRKIVKQQTPVVKKNLRSSARSTKPSSDSVEDDDIAESEAVRTLDKEQQSDNESSNTNLPQKNNAETESANGLESCSEHAEVEETTGECDKDEDTSGDTDASFSVQELSVLTSERESQELEAEDVTEKKVEHKDYDICENTLEQMETVASPRGDVCDHAAAEKVDLALCSLQNEFMEKEETLTKVDQPIASPENELLEYTEPLGKDEALESTRSELPEIPEAIEIDNSEAEEKTAVDCGSTNSQNLKTFQDEEPDTLIDNASMVSTSEQSLKENAMPESEEGGTSESPPANAEHKHFGEDNNEMIPMDCDSFCSDQNEPQIEPLPPVESIEKVGVNSLQCDVGNCTSVSGLPDEKDGTVPQERECQAELKKDKKTRTRRSRFHSPSTTWSPSRREGRKSQSPSPKREMARDRTSRSPKKEIVRERKRSLSHSPKRETLKNEKKTPSRSPKREAVRESRRSSRSRTRGSSPRQKSRSQSSDRDSQRRDRDRERRNRRWSRSRSRSRSRSRSRTRSKGSSFSRNERDSHSPRWKERWTNDSWGSPRGNDRYRRSDEDKQNESHKKEDNTEKNSDEQCSSDKWRNDCPDWVMERINSVPEARNREREKPHWEDSRHDNAGHSWNKNFGSSWIPNRGRGHRGRGGRGRGSFMYGDQSENHWQSRKPLSGNSNGSGNETSRFSEHQPYKRKNEQDYSFDTPADRSGWTSASSWAVRKTLPADVQNYYSRRGRNSSSPQTGWGMRQEETAEQDPNLKDQGNQQSDGSQLPINMMQQQMNVMPQVNAQHQPMNMFPYPVGVHPPMMNMQQNPFNIHPPVPMHLPTGMPLIQVAAPTNLSQGLPPPPPPPPPSQQVNYIATQQDAKQLQSIPNAAHVSNNMSAPALPAPTAVLGNVGTVQGPSSGNATSSSHVKSSNAAVKLGENKASVTVEASADSSKKDQKLLIQEKAAQEVKLAIKPFYQNKDITKEEYKEIVRKAVDKVCHSKSGEVNSAKVANLVKAYVDKYKHTRKKNPEEAVSSERK, encoded by the exons acaCAGGCTTCATGTCCCATTGATCGCAGACCATTTCAAGCAGTATGCAGGCTTGATGCATTAGAAAGGCAGGTAAAG gttcaagttaaaaaacagctaaggaggaaggaggaagaggaaaactgTGCCTGCAATAAGGGAAAATATAGCCACGCACAAATGAGAAGCTATGTGAG AAGAGCTGTATGTCCAGACAGAGGGCGATTAACAACAAAATTAAGCAAAGTTGTGAAGAAAAAGTACA GTAATATTTTATATGACAAACGAAACAAGAAATCTTTGtctgtgaaaataaacaag CCCAGAAGACAGACCTGCTGGAATGAGTGCTTCAGAACTAATTTGTTCAGCACACTTCTCGCCAGTGGTATCAGTGAAGAATCCTTTTTTAGCTGTAGAAATGACTG TACAGAATTCACAGAATTCAATGCAACAATCAGACAGAAGAGACAAGAGCTGGAATTGTCCTGTTCATCTGTGCTTGCTAGAGTTGAAAG agtTCCTTTAATATCTTACGGAGCGGAAGCTGAGACCTTCCTTCTCACTTCTACTACAGTGGCAGGGACAGTTCTTCCAACAAATATCAGGCCTTTGGAAAACTTtg AATCTTTAAGCAAAGGATATGCTGTTGCCTGTACccaagaaggagaagaaaaaaagcaagcttcTGGCTCATCTGGCGCTAGAGGAGGTAGAAGGAAATCAGCTAACACTACTCCTAGAAGAAGATCTGCACGAAACAGTAAAAACGAGACTCTGGGTCAGTCTCGGACCTCACCTTGTTCAAGCAGTTCTGCATGCAGTGCCTCTGATGGCAGTAACTCATCTCTGAGTAAATCTCCTTCAGAGTCAGAGAAGGCTCCTCCGAAACGAAAGTCTAGAAAGATTGTTAAACAACAGACACCTGTAGTTAAAAAGAATCTGCGAAGTTCTGCACGTTCTACAAAACCATCCAGTGATTCAGTGGAAGATGATGACATTGCTGAATCTGAAGCAGTTCGGACGTTAGATAAAGAGCAGCAGTCAGATAATGAAAGCAGTAACACAAAccttccacagaaaaataatgcagaaacagAATCTGCTAATGGATTGGAAAGCTGTAGTGAACATGCAGAAGTTGAGGAAACTACAGGAGAATGTGACAAAGATGAAGATACTTCAGGTGACACAGATGCAAGTTTTTCTGTCCAGGAGCTTTCAGTACTAACTTCAGAGAGAGAAAGTCAGGAACTTGAAGCAGAAgatgttactgaaaaaaaggtaGAGCATAAGGATTATGACATTTGTGAAAATACGCTGGAACAAATGGAAACAGTAGCTAGTCCCAGAGGTGATGTGTGTGACCATGCGGCTGCTGAAAAAGTAGATCTGGCATTGTGTAGTCTTCAAAATGAATtcatggagaaagaagaaactttgaCAAAAGTAGATCAACCCATAGCTAGTCCAGAAAATGAATTGTTGGAATATACAGAACCTTTGGGAAAAGATGAGGCGTTAGAGAGCACCAGAAGCGAATTGCCTGAGATTCCAGAAGCCATAGAAATAGACAAttctgaagctgaagaaaaaacagcagttgACTGTGGAAGTACAAACAGTCAAAACTTAAAAACTTTTCAAGATGAAGAACCAGATACATTAATAGACAATGCTTCTATGGTCAGTACATCGGAACAATCCTTAAAAGAGAATGCCATGCCAGAAAGTGAAGAGGGTGGAACTTCAGAGTCGCCGCCAGCAAATGCTGAACATAAACATTTTGGTGAAGATAACAATGAAATGATACCAATGGATTGTGACTCATTTTGCAGTGACCAGAATGAACCTCAGATTGAGCCATTACCACCAGTTGAAAGTATAGAGAAAGTTGGAGTGAATTCCTTACAGTGCGACGTGGGAAACTGTACATCAGTGTCAGGACTTCCTGATGAAAAAGATGGAACTGTTCCTCAAGAAAGAGAGTGCCAAGCAGAActcaaaaaagataaaaagactCGAACTAGAAGATCTAGATTTCACTCTCCATCAACAACTTGGTCTCCTTCTAGGAGAGAGGGCAGGAAATCTCAGTCACCATCTCCTAAAAGGGAGATGGCCAGAGACAGGACGTCACGATCACCCAAGAAGGAAATTgtgagggagagaaagagatcCTTATCTCATTCTCCAAAGAGAGAGACActcaaaaatgagaaaaaaacaccatcTCGATCTCCCAAAAGGGAAGCTGTCAGGGAAAGCAGGAGATCTTCTCGATCAAGAACTAGGGGTTCGTCTCCAAGGCAAAAATCTAGATCTCAAAGCAGTGACAGAGATAGTCAAAGAAGAGACCgtgacagagaaagaagaaacaggaggTGGTCTAGGTCACGGTCACGATCCAGGTCGAGATCGCGATCTAGGACAAGAAGTAAAGGTTCTTCATTCTCTAGAAATGAGAGGGACAGTCATTCACCTCGATGGAAAGAGAGATGGACAAATGACAGCTGGGGGAGTCCCAGAGGAAATGATCGATACAGAAGAAGTGATGAAGACAAACAGAATGAAAGTCATAAAAAAGAggacaatacagaaaaaaacagtgatgaGCAGTGTTCTTCAGACAAGTGGAGGAATGATTGTCCAGACTGGGTAATGGAAAGGATAAACTCTGTTCCTGAAGCcaggaacagagagagagagaaaccacATTGGGAAGATAGCAGGCATGATAATGCAGGGCATTCTTGGAATAAAAACTTTGGTTCAAGTTGGATTCCAAATCGAGGGAGAGGTCATCGTGGTCGAGGTGGCCGTGGAAGAGGTAGTTTCATGTATGGAGACCAGAGTGAAAATCACTGGCAAAGTAGAAAACCTCTCTCAGGGAACTCAAATGGTTCTGGGAATGAAACTTCAAGGTTCTCAGAACATCAGCCATACAAGCGTAAGAATGAACAAGATTATTCTTTTGATACACCTGCTGACAGGTCTGGATGGACATCTGCATCCAGCTGGGCTGTAAGAAAGACTTTACCTGCTGATGTGCAGAACTATTATTCAAGAAGGGGACGCAATTCATCAAGCCCGCAGACTGGTTGGGGAAtgagacaagaggaaacagctgaACAAG ATCCAAACCTCAAAGACCAAGGCAACCAGCAAAGTGATGGTTCTCAGTTACCAATAAATATGATGCAGCAACAAATGAATGTAATGCCACAAGTGAATGCACAGCACCAGCCGATGAATATGTTTCCGTATCCGGTGGGCGTCCATCCTCCCATGATGAATATGCAACAAAATCCTTTCAACATCCACCCTCCAGTGCCCATGCATCTCCCTACCGGAATGCCTCTTATACAGGTAGCTGCTCCCACAAACTTGTCTCAGGGATTACCTCCGcctccacctccacccccaCCATCTCAACAAGTCAACTACATTGCTACACAGCAAGATGCAAAACAATTGCAG AGTATTCCAAATGCTGCTCATGTAAGTAATAACATGAGTGCTCCAGCCTTGCCTGCTCCAACAGCAGTCCTGGGAAATGTGGGAACAGTTCAGGGACCAAGTTCGGGTAATGCAACGTCATCAAGTCACGTCAAGAGCTCTAATGCAGCTGTAAAActgggagaaaacaaagcaagtgtAACAGTGGAAGCCAGTGCAGATAGCTCGAAGAAAGACCAG aaattgttaattcaagaaaaagcagcacaagagGTTAAACTAGCCATTAAACCTTTCTACCAAAATAAAGACATCACTAAGGaagaatataaagaaattgTGCGGAAAGCTGTAGATAAA GTCTGTCATAGCAAGAGTGGAGAAGTTAATTCTGCAAAAGTGGCAAATCTGGTGAAAGCGTATGTAGACAAATACAAACATACACGGAAGAAAAATCCCGAAGAGGCAGTCTCCTCTGAAAGGAAATAG